The following are encoded together in the Kwoniella europaea PYCC6329 chromosome 1, complete sequence genome:
- a CDS encoding ferrochelatase has product MGGPSTIPEVHDFLSRLFHDHDLIPLPFQSVLAPVIAKRRTPQIEKQYTDIGGGSPILKWTKIQGEEMCKLLDELNPETAPHKPYVAFRYAKPLTEDCLEEMQKDGVTRAIAFTQYPQYSCSTTGSSLNELFRLARKDGYGDKGSVEWSVLDRWPTNEGLVEAFAHNVKTALQQYPEERRKDVVIMFSAHSLPLEIVNRGDPYTAEVAATVHAVMTKLNFSNPYRLTWQSKVGPKAWQGPQTASAIEGFAKIGKKDICLVPIAFTSDHIETLYELDIEVQEEAEKLGVHLTRASSLNDSPIFIRAIADLVSNHLKDFQQGKIGPTGQQLLLRCPGCTNPKCGKTKEWLSTGGVGLAA; this is encoded by the exons atgggtGGACCTTCTACT ATTCCCGAAGTGCACGATTTCCTATCCCGTTTATTCCACGATCACGACCTTATCCCCCTCCCATTCCAATCCGTTCTCGCCCCCGTGATCGCCAAAAGACGTACCCCGCAGATCGAAAAGCAATATACCGACATAGGCGGCGGATCGCCAATTCTCAAATGGACCAAAATACAAGGAGAGGAAATGTGTAAATTGCTTGATGAGCTTAACCCCGAAACCGCACCTCACAAACCCTACGTCGCTTTTAGGTATGCTAAACCCCTAACTGAAGATTGTTTAGAAGAGATGCAGAAGGATGGAGTGACAAGGGCGATAGCGTTTACACAGTATCCCCAGTATAGTTGTTCGACGACTGGAAGTAGTTTGAATGAGCTTTTCAGGTTAGCGAGGAAAGATGGGTATGGAGATAAGGGGTCGGTTGAGTGGAGTGTTCTGGATAGGTGGCCTACGAATGAGGGGTtggtagag GCATTCGCACACAACGTGAAAACTGCCTTGCAGCAGTATCCcgaagaaaggaggaaagacGTCGTCATAATGTTTTCGGCTCATTCGTTACCTCTCGAGATtgtcaa CCGAGGTGATCCATATACCGCTGAGGTAGCAGCGACAGTCCACGCAGTGATGACCAAGCTAAACTTTTCCAACCC ATACCGTCTCACTTGGCAATCGAAAGTTGGACCTAAAGCATGGCAAGGTCCTCAGACTGCTTCTGCTATAGAAGGATTTGCCAAGATAGGTAAAAAAGATATATGTCTGGTACCGATCGCATTTACAAGTGATCATATCGAAACGCTGTATGAGCTGGATATTGAGGTACAAGAGGAggctgagaag CTCGGCGTACATTTAACTCGAGCATCATCTCTAAACGATTCTCCAATATTCATTCGAGCGATTGCAGATCTCGTATCGAACCATTTGAAAGATTTCCAACAGGGTAAAATCGGTCCAACAGGTCAACAGTTGTTGTTGCGTTGTCCGGGATGTACGAACCCCAAGTGCGGTAAGACGAAGGAATGGTTATCTACGGGTGGAGTTGGTCTAGCTGCTTAA